One genomic segment of uncultured Campylobacter sp. includes these proteins:
- the rplI gene encoding 50S ribosomal protein L9: protein MKVLLIKDVKGLGKAGEVKEVKDGYGNNFLIGKGYAKAATTEVLRKFEADKKKQAELEKYEVASLQKLAEELAKIRVKIAKQTGESGALFGSVTKDEIATALKEQKGIEIDKKILETEAIKTTGIYDVNAKLKHGISAKFEIEVASV from the coding sequence TCGGAAAGGCGGGCGAGGTAAAGGAGGTTAAGGACGGCTACGGCAATAACTTCCTAATCGGCAAAGGCTACGCCAAAGCCGCTACGACTGAGGTTTTGCGTAAATTTGAAGCAGATAAGAAAAAGCAGGCCGAGCTTGAAAAATACGAGGTCGCAAGTCTACAAAAACTAGCCGAGGAGCTAGCCAAGATCCGCGTAAAGATCGCAAAGCAGACGGGCGAGAGCGGCGCGCTTTTCGGCTCGGTTACCAAAGATGAGATCGCAACCGCGCTAAAAGAGCAAAAGGGGATCGAAATCGATAAGAAAATTTTAGAAACCGAAGCCATCAAAACGACTGGGATCTACGACGTAAATGCTAAGCTGAAGCACGGCATAAGCGCTAAATTTGAGATAGAGGTGGCTAGTGTTTGA